The Saprospiraceae bacterium genome includes a window with the following:
- the dprA gene encoding DNA-protecting protein DprA: protein MRSDLLYYIALTKVPKIGPVIAKNLISYCGSAEAIFMESAEKLEKIPGIGNTLSGSILRSDTLKLAEKELEFAFKNDIKVLTFHDAAFPRRLSYFESCPIVIYTKGNTDFNHHRTVAVVGTRTPTENGRIFCEKLIEGLIQYNVLLVSGLAFGVDATAHKSCVANKVATLGVLGHGLDLIYPQQHQSLAAKMMSNGGIMTEFTQGTLPDKENFPMRNRIIAAMSDVVVVIESKRKGGSIITAEFANEYNKDVFAVPGRVTDEFSEGCNKLIKQNKAHLIESVADIAYIMRWEEIDTGKNIQASLFVELDETEQKIVDIIRVSKEISIDNLTYKLNIPPSEVSSLLLTMEFKGIVRSLPGKKYIIC, encoded by the coding sequence ATGCGTAGTGATTTGTTATATTATATAGCATTGACTAAAGTGCCGAAAATCGGGCCGGTAATTGCCAAAAACCTGATCAGCTATTGCGGTAGTGCAGAAGCTATCTTTATGGAGAGTGCAGAAAAATTAGAAAAAATACCCGGAATTGGTAATACTCTGTCGGGTTCTATCCTGCGATCTGATACCTTAAAGCTTGCAGAGAAAGAACTTGAATTTGCATTCAAGAATGATATAAAAGTTTTGACATTTCATGATGCTGCTTTCCCCAGACGTTTATCCTATTTTGAATCCTGTCCGATTGTGATTTACACCAAAGGAAATACCGATTTTAATCATCATCGCACCGTGGCAGTGGTGGGCACAAGAACTCCCACTGAAAACGGGCGTATATTTTGCGAAAAGCTGATTGAAGGTCTTATTCAATATAATGTATTATTAGTCAGTGGACTAGCTTTTGGGGTAGATGCAACTGCGCATAAATCTTGCGTGGCAAACAAGGTAGCAACATTAGGCGTTTTGGGCCATGGACTCGATCTGATTTATCCGCAGCAACACCAATCTCTGGCAGCCAAAATGATGTCGAATGGCGGAATAATGACTGAATTTACACAGGGAACACTACCGGATAAAGAAAACTTTCCGATGCGAAACAGAATTATTGCAGCGATGTCTGATGTTGTGGTAGTCATAGAATCCAAGAGAAAAGGCGGTTCCATTATAACCGCGGAGTTTGCCAATGAATATAACAAAGATGTATTTGCAGTACCTGGCAGAGTGACTGATGAATTTTCTGAAGGGTGCAATAAGTTGATAAAACAAAACAAGGCACATCTCATAGAATCTGTTGCGGATATCGCTTACATCATGCGGTGGGAAGAGATTGACACCGGAAAAAATATCCAGGCAAGTCTTTTTGTAGAATTGGACGAAACAGAGCAAAAAATTGTGGACATAATCCGGGTATCCAAGGAAATAAGTATTGACAATCTTACCTACAAGCTAAACATACCACCATCGGAAGTATCTTCCCTGCTGCTGACGATGGAATTTAAAGGTATTGTAAGATCATTGCCAGGTAAGAAATACATTATTTGTTAA
- a CDS encoding T9SS type A sorting domain-containing protein, with protein sequence MTHSGPIEMGCPTVNEITNFENNFISRQKVYFSRFLKDQKKNTTSIQKIYLPNNTLWQQWQFLYVNDFNASWWYDFRTLPLDAQAGVWKYEVSYEGQTVVHYFNVNSISDSNDLIITESDVYIYPNPSSDMVTIQTNSKGNSKGNIKVLNLNGKILLSQNLILPSTEINTSDLPQGIYLIQIIKDNSMICKKICIVK encoded by the coding sequence TTGACACATTCCGGACCAATAGAAATGGGATGCCCAACAGTCAATGAAATAACAAACTTTGAAAATAATTTTATTTCGAGGCAAAAAGTTTATTTCAGCAGATTTTTGAAGGATCAGAAAAAGAATACAACATCCATTCAAAAAATCTATCTGCCAAATAACACGCTTTGGCAACAATGGCAATTTCTTTATGTAAATGATTTTAACGCTTCATGGTGGTATGATTTTCGTACATTACCTTTAGATGCTCAAGCAGGTGTTTGGAAATATGAAGTTAGTTATGAAGGTCAGACAGTAGTTCATTACTTTAATGTCAACAGTATAAGTGATTCAAATGATTTAATTATAACTGAAAGTGATGTCTATATATATCCAAACCCTTCATCTGATATGGTGACCATACAAACTAATTCAAAAGGAAATAGTAAAGGGAATATAAAAGTATTGAACTTGAATGGCAAAATACTATTGAGTCAGAATCTGATTTTACCATCAACTGAAATAAATACTTCCGACTTGCCGCAAGGTATTTATTTGATTCAAATTATCAAAGACAACAGTATGATTTGCAAAAAAATCTGTATTGTAAAATAG
- a CDS encoding 4-hydroxy-tetrahydrodipicolinate synthase, with product MKDKRFIGTGVAVVTPFRNNEIDYPALSEILKHLINGGVDYIVALGSTGETATLNEDEARSVLDFCIKEIGGRIPLVAGNFGWNDTKELVKKIREYNFDGISAILSSSPAYVKPSQEGIYRHYVAMEEVSPVPIILYNVPGRTRSNMEWETTVRLAKYSKKFVGIKEASGDLIQTTRIIKNKPEHFIVTSGDDEVALPMTAVGGDGVISVMANAYPKEFSSMIRSALSQDYVTARAINFQTYDLHKWLYIEGNPVGIKSAMEILGFCTNEVRLPLAPMSPSNYAHLKAEMEKIQNQ from the coding sequence ATGAAAGATAAAAGATTTATTGGTACCGGTGTAGCCGTCGTCACCCCATTCAGAAATAATGAGATTGACTACCCTGCCCTATCTGAAATACTAAAACATCTGATAAACGGAGGAGTGGATTATATCGTAGCCTTGGGTTCTACCGGCGAAACAGCTACCTTAAATGAAGATGAAGCCCGATCTGTACTTGATTTTTGTATCAAAGAAATTGGCGGGAGAATTCCATTGGTAGCCGGTAATTTTGGATGGAATGATACTAAAGAATTAGTCAAAAAGATTCGTGAATATAATTTTGATGGAATATCTGCGATTTTATCTTCCAGTCCGGCTTATGTTAAGCCGTCTCAGGAAGGGATTTACAGACACTACGTTGCCATGGAAGAAGTGTCACCTGTTCCCATTATTCTTTATAATGTTCCCGGCAGAACCAGATCCAATATGGAATGGGAGACCACTGTAAGGCTGGCCAAGTACAGTAAAAAATTTGTTGGTATTAAAGAAGCATCCGGCGACCTGATTCAGACAACCCGAATTATTAAAAACAAACCGGAACATTTTATAGTTACGTCCGGAGATGACGAAGTAGCCCTGCCTATGACAGCAGTGGGAGGTGATGGGGTCATTTCAGTGATGGCAAATGCATATCCTAAAGAATTCAGCTCTATGATCAGAAGTGCTCTCAGTCAGGATTATGTCACAGCCAGGGCAATCAACTTTCAGACTTATGATTTGCATAAATGGCTTTATATAGAAGGCAATCCGGTCGGAATCAAATCCGCTATGGAAATCCTTGGTTTCTGCACGAATGAAGTCCGTTTACCCCTTGCACCGATGTCTCCCTCCAATTATGCTCATTTAAAAGCTGAAATGGAAAAAATTCAGAATCAATAA
- a CDS encoding M23 family metallopeptidase, whose translation MIQPISLLLFIFLSIASKCVLSQNIQSNSIGGDYNRYQHQCLHEKDYVRIDSLLSNRLEYMERNQLIPENRSITKFGFPLKKSDALDWNNFYGISGFVDQTFGPGIMEYSCNARTYDGHRGIDYFTWPFSWYLMEHDLVEVVAVADGIIIAKDDGNSSYSCSWFDNQFWNAIYVRHNDGSVAWYGHLKKNSLTSKPPGATVEKGEFLGIVGSSGISTGPHLHFEVYKMHPFIRENLVEPNFGNCNELNNGIWWENQEP comes from the coding sequence ATGATTCAACCTATATCATTATTATTATTTATTTTTCTCAGTATAGCAAGTAAATGTGTTCTCTCCCAAAACATTCAATCAAATAGTATTGGCGGGGATTATAATCGTTATCAACATCAATGTCTGCATGAGAAAGATTATGTACGCATAGATTCTCTACTTTCAAACAGACTGGAGTACATGGAGAGAAATCAATTGATACCTGAGAATAGATCAATTACCAAATTTGGTTTTCCTCTAAAAAAATCTGATGCACTTGATTGGAATAACTTTTATGGTATAAGTGGATTTGTTGACCAGACTTTTGGTCCGGGCATAATGGAATATTCCTGTAATGCCAGAACCTATGACGGACACAGAGGTATAGATTATTTTACCTGGCCTTTCTCGTGGTATTTGATGGAACATGATCTGGTTGAAGTCGTTGCTGTAGCAGATGGTATCATTATTGCTAAAGATGATGGCAACAGCAGTTACAGTTGTAGTTGGTTTGATAATCAATTTTGGAATGCTATCTATGTTCGGCACAATGATGGTTCTGTGGCATGGTATGGCCATTTAAAAAAGAATTCACTCACATCCAAGCCTCCGGGAGCAACCGTTGAAAAAGGAGAATTTTTGGGAATTGTTGGTAGTTCCGGAATTTCAACCGGACCACATTTACATTTTGAAGTGTATAAAATGCATCCTTTTATAAGAGAAAATCTTGTAGAACCAAACTTTGGGAACTGTAATGAATTAAACAATGGAATATGGTGGGAGAATCAGGAACCATAG